The window GTCGTCATCGGCGGCGGTGTCCTCGGCGTCTCGACCGCCACCCAGCTGGTGCGCGCCGGCGCCGAGGTCACCCTGCTCACCGAGGGCGAGCTCGCCAGCGGTGCGAGCGGACGCTCCCTCTCGTGGCTCAACACCGCGGGCCTGCGCTCGCCGGAGTACCACGCGCTGCGCCAGCTCGGCATCGACCGTTACCGCACCCTCGCGGCGCGCGCCGACGTGTCCGGGTTCCTCCGGTTCGACGGCGGGCTCACCTGGGCGCCGGAGGGCGAGTCGTTCCGCCCGGTCCTCGAGCACGAGCGCGCCATCGGCTACGACGCGCAGTGGCTGGCGGCCGACGAGGTCGCCGCGTGGACCCCGGGCGTCGACCCGGCCGCCGTCGCGTCCGAGGGCGCCATCTTCAACCCAGGGGAGGGCTGGGTCGACCTGCCGTCGCTCGTCGCCTTCCTCGCCGCCGAGTTCACCTCGCGCGGCGGCACGCTGATCACGGCCGCGGGTCACGTCGAGGTCGTGGTCGAGGACGGCCGCGCCGTCGGCGCCGTCACGCCGGACGGGCGTCGCTTCGACGCCGACGCGGTGCTGCTCGCGACCGGCCCGGGCGTCCCCGCCCAGGTCGCGGAGCACGGCGTGACGATCGAGGACGGCAGCCCCACGGCCCTCCTGGTGTGGACCAAGCCGGTGGAGACCGAGCTGACGGCCGTCCTCAACACGCCGAATGTCGCCGTGCGCCCGACGCCGACCGGAGCGCTCGCGCTCGACTCGGCGTGGTCGGAGGAGGCGCTGGTCGTCGGCGACGACGGTTCGGTCACCGTCCCGGACGGCATCGTCGACCGCCTGCTGGAGGAGGCGTCCCGCGTGCTCGCGGGCAACCCGCGCCTCGAGCTCGACGGCTTCGGCATCGGCGGGAAGCCCATCCCGGGCGACGGTGAGCCGGTACTCGGCGAGCTGGAGCAGATCCCCGGCTACTTCGTCGCCTTCACGCACAGCGGCGCCACGCTCGGGCTCATCGCGGGCGAACTGCTCGCCCGCGAGATCCTGACGGGCGAGGCCTCGCCGCTGCTGGACACGTTCCGCCCCGCGCGCTTCTCCGCCGCGCTGGTGTGAACGTCGCGGAGGGGTCAGGTGGGATGGGCCCCTCCGCGCGGCCGGCCCGGCCGCCTCGCGTCACCCGCGTCTCCTATGCTCGGAGCGTGGATGAGATCGAGGCGGCCGGGTTCCTGTTCGACATGGACGGGACGCTCGTCGACTCGACGGCGGTCGTCGAGTCGGTCTGGACCGCCTTCGGCCGGCGACACGGCCTCGACCCCGCAGCACTCCTGGCGTACGCGCACGGCCGTCAGGCCGTCGACACCGTCGCGCACTTCCTCCCCGAGCTCAGCGTCGAGTCCCGCGACGGGCTCGTCCGCGGACTCGTGGCGGAGGAGATCACGCGCACCGACGGCATCGTCGAGGTGCCGGGCGCGGCCGCGCTGCTCGACCGGCTGCTCTCCGACGACGTGCCCGTCGCCGTGGTCACCAGCGCGCCGCGCGAACTGGCCATCGGCAGGATGCGCGCGGCCGGCGTCCCCCTCCCTCCGGTCCTGATCGCGGCGGAGGACGTCGCGCGGGGCAAGCCGGACCCCCAGGGCTACGTGCTCGCCGCCGAGCGCATCCGCGTGCCCATCTCCGAGTGCGTGGTGTTCGAGGATGCGGACGCCGGCCTGCAGGCGGCCGTCGCCTCCGGCGCGCGGGTCGTGGTGGTCGGCCGCCACGAGTCGCCGGTCACCGTAGGACTCGAGCGGCTGATCGACTACTCGGGACTCCGAGCCGCAGCGGGCTGACGTCGCCGCCCGGGCCGGTACTGCATTGCGCGACCCGGTGTCGGCCGAGCAGGATCGCGCCATGAGCACCAAGAGCGCGCCGAAGCGCCTGCCCCGGCATCCGGCGTCGAGTCTCGCCGAGCGCTGGACCGTGGTCGACGGCGTCGACGTGTTCTACCGCGAATCGCCGGATCCGCCCGATGCGCCGGCGATGATGCACGTTCACGGGTTCGGGCTGTCCGGCCGGTACCTGCTGCCGACCGCGGAGCGGCTCGCCCAGGAGTTCCACACGCTGGTCCCGGACCTTCCCGGGTTCGGCCGCAGCGGGAAGTCGCCGAACGGTCTCGACATCCCGGACCTGGCGCGGGACGCCGTCCGGTTCCTCGACGACCGGGGCATCGAGAAGGCCACGTTGGTCGGCAACTCGATGGGGTGCCCGGTCATCCTCGAGTTCGCGCACCACTTCCCGGACCGCATCGACCGAGCCGTCCTGGTGTCGCCGGCTGGCGGCGCCTACAACCGGCCCCTGCGGCGCGCCGTCGGCCAGCTGACCCGTGACGGCGGACGCGAACCGCCACGGATGGTGCGGGTCGCCACGCCCGACTACCTCCGGTTCGGCGTGCCCAGCACCTTCAAGATGTTCAGCGCGCTCACCTCGTACCCGTCGCTCGACCGCCTGCTGGAGCTGCACATCCCGACCCTCGTCGTCCTGGGCGACCGCGACCCGCTGCTGCCGCACCCGGACCGCGTGCAGGAGATCGCGTCGGCCACCGACAACCATGTGCTGGTCGTGCGGATCGAGGGCGCCGCGCACGCGATCAACTTCAGCCACCCCGGTGAGCTGGCGCACGTCATCCGGCTGTTCATGGCGGACCAGCCGATCGTCGACGACCCCGACTCTCCGGGCCACGCGAGCCTCTACGAGATCCACCGGGGCAAGCACCTGCCGCCCAGCGGGTAGCCGCGCTCAGCGGCTGGTGAGGCCGCTGCCCTGACCGCAGATCGTCGACCGCACCCAGTCGGCGGCGTCGGCGGGCTGCAGTTCGCCCGAGCGCAGGCCGCCCACGAAGTCGAGGGCGTGGTCGGTGAGCCGGCCGTCGGCCGACTCGGGCGCATCCCGCCCGACATGGATGGACAGCCAGCGGGTCGTGCGCGTGCCCAGGCGTGCGGCGACGGCCACGATGCCCGCGAAGTGCCGGGCCTGCCCGTCGGTTCCGTCGTCGACGTGGCGGCGGAAGCCGCGCCCGCGGATGCGGTTCGAGCCGCCGCGTCCGGCGTCCAGCGGCCAGCGCGGTCCGCGCCGCACGCCGGCCGCCTCGTGACCGAGTTCGCGCAGGAACTGCGCCGGGTCGGACGTGCGCGCTGCGACACGGGCGCAGGCCTCGGCGAGCTGCGCGCATCCATCCATCGTCACCCCTTGCCGCCGCGGACGAGCGCCTCGGCACCCTCCTGCCACCAGACGCCCGCGGCCGGTCCGCCGTTGCAGCTGCCGTCGCTCACACCCGGGTGCTTCACCCACAGCAGGGCGTCGAGCTTGCCGCCGTCGCCCTCGGTCACCTTCGGGTCCTGGCCGAGCTTGGCGCCGGGCGGGTTGCACCAGGTGCCGGTCCAGCCGTTGCCGTTCCGCGAGACGTCGATGACGTAGTGCTTCCAGCCGATCTTGGACGACAGCTTGCCCGCGTAGTCGCGCTCCCGCTGGGTGGTGTCGAAGTTCGAGACGTTGGTGAAGAAGCCGTGCGCGCCCGCGACGCCGCCCTTCTCGAGCCACGCGGCCTGAGCGCTGGGGGAGAGCCAGCGGGCGTTGCCGCCGTCGAGGTAGGTGGCGATGCCCGCGGCTTCGAGGATGCCGACCGACGCCTTGAGCAGGGGGAGCCGCACGGAGGCGGAGTCGCCGCACTTAGGGTCCGCGAGCATCGCGAGCGAGTCCGGCTCGAGCAGGACGACGGCGTGGCTGTCCGCCAGCGTCGCGGCGATGGTGCGGATCCATGGCAGGTACTGGTCGGGGGCGAGGCCGCCCTTCGAGTAGCCGCCGCAGTCGCGGTTCGGGATGGCGTACGCCACGAAGACGGGGGTCGCCTGCTGGGCGCGCGCGTCCGCCACATCGTTCCGCAATTCGGTCACCAACCGGTCGCCCTGGAACCACTCGCCGAGCCACACGGCCGTCGGGATGTCGGCGATCCGGCCGGCGATCAGTGCGGAGGCCGTGTCGCCCTGCTGGTCCATCCGCGTGCGTGCGGCGGCAGCCTCGGTGTTCGGATCGAGGTACAGGCGCGTCGAGGCGAAGGCGCGCGGAGCGTCGGGAGTCGGCGTCGCGGTCGGCGCCGGGGCGGACGCCGTGGCCGCGGTCGGAGCCGCCGCGGGCCGGGTGAGCCCGAGGGTCAGACCCCCCGCGATGATCAGGGCCGCGACGACGAGCGCCACGACGAGCACCGGTTTACGCATCCGCTCCCCTTTCGG is drawn from Leifsonia shinshuensis and contains these coding sequences:
- a CDS encoding FAD-binding oxidoreductase, with product MTAPSIRSRVVVIGGGVLGVSTATQLVRAGAEVTLLTEGELASGASGRSLSWLNTAGLRSPEYHALRQLGIDRYRTLAARADVSGFLRFDGGLTWAPEGESFRPVLEHERAIGYDAQWLAADEVAAWTPGVDPAAVASEGAIFNPGEGWVDLPSLVAFLAAEFTSRGGTLITAAGHVEVVVEDGRAVGAVTPDGRRFDADAVLLATGPGVPAQVAEHGVTIEDGSPTALLVWTKPVETELTAVLNTPNVAVRPTPTGALALDSAWSEEALVVGDDGSVTVPDGIVDRLLEEASRVLAGNPRLELDGFGIGGKPIPGDGEPVLGELEQIPGYFVAFTHSGATLGLIAGELLAREILTGEASPLLDTFRPARFSAALV
- a CDS encoding HAD-IA family hydrolase, which produces MDEIEAAGFLFDMDGTLVDSTAVVESVWTAFGRRHGLDPAALLAYAHGRQAVDTVAHFLPELSVESRDGLVRGLVAEEITRTDGIVEVPGAAALLDRLLSDDVPVAVVTSAPRELAIGRMRAAGVPLPPVLIAAEDVARGKPDPQGYVLAAERIRVPISECVVFEDADAGLQAAVASGARVVVVGRHESPVTVGLERLIDYSGLRAAAG
- a CDS encoding alpha/beta hydrolase; this translates as MSTKSAPKRLPRHPASSLAERWTVVDGVDVFYRESPDPPDAPAMMHVHGFGLSGRYLLPTAERLAQEFHTLVPDLPGFGRSGKSPNGLDIPDLARDAVRFLDDRGIEKATLVGNSMGCPVILEFAHHFPDRIDRAVLVSPAGGAYNRPLRRAVGQLTRDGGREPPRMVRVATPDYLRFGVPSTFKMFSALTSYPSLDRLLELHIPTLVVLGDRDPLLPHPDRVQEIASATDNHVLVVRIEGAAHAINFSHPGELAHVIRLFMADQPIVDDPDSPGHASLYEIHRGKHLPPSG
- a CDS encoding glycoside hydrolase family 6 protein, with translation MRKPVLVVALVVAALIIAGGLTLGLTRPAAAPTAATASAPAPTATPTPDAPRAFASTRLYLDPNTEAAAARTRMDQQGDTASALIAGRIADIPTAVWLGEWFQGDRLVTELRNDVADARAQQATPVFVAYAIPNRDCGGYSKGGLAPDQYLPWIRTIAATLADSHAVVLLEPDSLAMLADPKCGDSASVRLPLLKASVGILEAAGIATYLDGGNARWLSPSAQAAWLEKGGVAGAHGFFTNVSNFDTTQRERDYAGKLSSKIGWKHYVIDVSRNGNGWTGTWCNPPGAKLGQDPKVTEGDGGKLDALLWVKHPGVSDGSCNGGPAAGVWWQEGAEALVRGGKG